In the Coriobacteriia bacterium genome, CGGCAGCCGCGCACAGCGTCGAGCGGTAGCCCAGCCGGTGCGAGTCGAAGATCGCTCCGACCCGACGGACGACGCCTCCCTCCCGCAGCCGCGCGACGGACTCGAGCACCTGCTCGGCGTTGGTGCCCAGCCTCTCGCCCAGCACCGCGTAGGGCTCCGGGTCCACGGGGAACCCCGCCTGTAT is a window encoding:
- a CDS encoding Lrp/AsnC family transcriptional regulator — its product is MRMDVGLGELDRHVLTLIQAGFPVDPEPYAVLGERLGTNAEQVLESVARLREGGVVRRVGAIFDSHRLGYRSTLCAAA